Genomic segment of Perca flavescens isolate YP-PL-M2 chromosome 7, PFLA_1.0, whole genome shotgun sequence:
ctACTTTAGAGGTAGCCTAAACATTTGGCTCTAGGGCTATTTCTGACATGATCACACACCTATGATGTAGGCTACAGAGCTTGGTggaaagaagtttttttttatcagaatgTCAATGTCttacttatttactgtaaaaccTGGCATGTGGTGAAATATAACCTTAGGGCTGAACTGTAACACGCCCCACACAAGTCCATAATACTGTGACATCTTCACGTATACGTGCCTCTGGGTTGCACAACAATCTTGTGGGTGATAGCAGGACCGCTAGTGTCATTCCAGCTGCAATGACACACATAACACAGTCTCATGCCATGCATTCTTTAGTTCGAGGGTATTCCTACATTGGAGCTGGGGTTTACCTAATTTAGACTGCTTCCCCCTCAGTCCCAGCAGGTTTGGGCATGTTTTGCAGAGTAGCCTACTTTGTGGGTGCATTATTAAATGGTCACAAGTTGATTCCTTGGAGTATTGTCTGAGTTTAGTTACAGTTCCCAGCAGTCCTCATCTACTCTCAGATCTAGTAAAGATAGTAGTAACACTGCAGGTAGGCCTTGTGATCAGTGGCATGGTCTAAGTATGCAGTGTGCAAGTATGCATGCTCATTGCATTTTAGAGAATAATGTTAGTGTGTGCAACAGTTAAATTAATGCTAAACTAatattttttccatttattgTTTGGTTTTGAAATTGCACGAACACATAATTATATTTCATAGCCAAGGTTATTTTCTAAAGTGGCCGGGGCCGTCTTTATCTACCCTTGTAATGTGTTGACATTGGCTAACTAGTGACTTTGAAATGCTGCTGTAAATTTTTTACCTTGCAACACACCCATTCCTAGAAGCCTTGACATAGGTGTTTTTACTTCTgtgaaatgttttatgtaattttCACTAAAATGGATTGGCTCTCTCATAAATAACAAATCTCTCACTGGCAGTgacatgtttgttttcttcatttcttAACAGGTTATCTCTGACTGGTGAGAGCCATACCAATTCAGATAGGGAGTAAGGGGGGATATTTgtgtcttttcagtgttttttttacagaggtTACATTCTGTGGTATGTTGCTCAGTTTGTGACTGGCCTCACATATCTTTCTCTCTACAGTTGTTGACCTCACTGGAGCTGGTCTGACTGAAGGCTTTGGGATTGATAAGATGCGTTCCAGTTCCAGTGTGGACGGACCGCCAAGCGCCATTGGTAGGGGAGGCActggcagcaacaacagcaacaacaacaacaacaacaacaacaacagcagcagcagtgaaaaCAGTGGAAATTCAGGTTCCCAGTATGCACTATGTGCTTTGGGGGTCGGGCTTGTTGCCCTTGGCATCGTGATGATCGTGTGGAGCGTGGTACCTGCAGACGCGGCCGGTAATAGCAGCAGCAGTTCAGGAGGAGATGGTGAAACTAGTGGCAGGAAACATAAAGCGTCTTCTGTGGCCTTTGTCTTGGTGGGGTCTGGGGTGgtcatgctgctgctgtccctgTGTCTGGGAATGAGGAACAAACAGCGAGAGCAGCAGAGGCTCCAACAGGCCCAGGACCACAGAGTAGTGGCAGCGAGGGAGCAGGAGCAAAGAGAAACGTGAGTCCAACCGTAGCTTTCTAGCTAAACAACATCCACAATCCACACAATACACGATGACGAacagcagccttttttttttattcaataagCTAACAAATTgacattacatacatacatccatGTTTGCttagttttttatttactgACATCATAGCTAGTCAAGTCCATGCTGTTGGGTGGCAAGCTTTCAAGTCCTGAATATTTCTcatcacaggaagtgatgtgtgATTAAACCGGCAATACACTATAGATTTTACATAAAGCATGTGAGAATAATAATATATTGATTATATATTATTCCCTCTTATTAGCTTCAGAACAGGAACTGACACACATAATGAGTACACATAATGATTTGTGTCATTCATGTCTATATGTTTCTATGAATGTCTGCAGTGCTGAGGAACAAGCCCACCGTTATGCTGTACCCAGCTATGAAGAGGTAGTAGGCAGTGGCCAGTACCCTGTCCGTCAGAGCAATCCTCGCCCAAGCACCTCCCAGCTACCTTCCTATGATGAACTTGTCCAAGTTGATGGTGTACAGTATGAATTTGAAGGGTCAGAGGCCACAATTACCGGATCACAGCCTGCTCCAGCTTCCATTGCTTCTGCTgctcccgctgctgctgcttccaCATCAAATCGCAGAGCTGGGAAAAATAGCCGTAAACTCCTCCCTATCAAGATCCGCCGGATAAAATCAGAGAAGCTGCACATGAAAAACATTGATAACGCTCAGGAAGCACCTGGATTCAGTATAGAACCACTTACCCCTCCGCCGCAGTATGAAGATAAAGTGCCTCCGCTTTAAGATCAAGCTGATCTTGTTTACAACAGTCTACAGAAATTCCTTTGAATCATCCATGATCTCGTTTTGTGGATCTGTGTTTTTAAACCAAGATTTGAAGATTGCTCTACTTGCACCTTTTTTATACAGTATCCGTTCATACTCCGTATAATTCATCATTAGTGCCACATTGATCCAAAGCACGGaacacagaaacatttaaagtgctcatattattcaaattttcaggttcataattgtatttagagattatatcagaataggtttaaatgatttaattttcaaaaaacaccatatttttgttgtactgcacattgctgcagctcctcttttcaccctgtgtgttgagctctctgttttagctacagagtgaggcatctcacttcaattccatctttgttgggagtcgcacatgtgcagtagctaggtaaggactactagccagtcagaagcagagtgtgagggtgtgccacgctagcagctaggcgagcattataacgtgtgttacaaagtgacgttCGTCACGGaggtaaaggctggactacaatagagctgtttggagcagtttgtgaacagtgttttctgttggagatggtaagtccctttggggtggacattgggctttttcactttgtaaacctataacgtgcactaaaaattgtatatatatatatatatatatatatatatatatatatattaacacaaaatctttaaaaaaaagccaaaaagcataatatgagcactttaatatctttttttaaattttggacCACTGAAACAGATAATGACGTACATAGTTGCTGGATCCCTGCTCACTATGTCACACTGTGGCACATTGCATTGAAAGCACACAACATATGCAGTTCTCATTTATGTCAAGGTCATTTTCTGTTGATGCATTTTCCACTGTGCACTGACTAAAGATGTGAGTTGACGGTGAAAGATCATGGGACATCAATGAGCAGTTATAGTTAGCATTTGTGTGCACACTTAAATAGATATGTGCAGGGCACTCATTTTGTGAAGTAGCTGCTGAGGTTTGGGAGTACTACTGCCACCAAATGCAGGCTTCATGGTGAGTGACTGAGCATTGTATGTGCTTGACCTGATGTGGTATGCTATACAGAAACTCTCCCTCACGTCAACAGTATTGTCTCTCCTGGTCCTCTACTTCTATATTAGCTTCTGTTGCACTAGCTTTTGTTTCTGGCTCCTTGAAAAGCTGAAACATGGTACTGGGACTTTACATATTCTAAGACAAGGTTTCTACTGGACAGCACAAACTTCTATATTTTGACCAACTTTGTTTTATCATAGTTAAAACAATGTGAACCTTTTGTTAGCATTTATCAGCTACAGCTCCCATGACTCTTAGCCATAGGCACTCAACCAAAACCTAATGGGAATTGTAGTAGTTGAATGGAAACAAAATATCACTTGTGTTAGTGAGAAGGCAGTCAAATGTTACCGTCAAGTACAGCAGCATATACAAGAGAAAACCCAAGTTTTACGTTTCACCTTAGAAAGACAAACCCCTGTTCAGTACATGGTCTGTTAGCTATTTCTTTACTGAGCAGGATATGGTTCAAAATCACAAAATGACTTAATTTAGTATCAGTTGTTTCATTAAAAACACCACAACATAATATCTTTACTTCTTCAAAGCTGTGTTGAGGCATTTTGAACTTTAAAGGGCACACAGATGCTAAAACAAACTTACAGAAACACAGCTCTGACATGCCATTAGATTATCAAATGTTCATGGCTAACAGGCTAGAAAACCGCTGCCTAACCACAGAATAAGATTAGCATACGATTTAAAGTAGTGTTTCTAGCTAATTTCAAATTTCCCTTCAGGTTTGGATTCCACAACCTCTTGAGAAACATAGCTGGGTCTTGAACTTTAGCTCATTATTGACTTGTTAACTTTGTCGCTTGTTGTTGCTGTCTGTCGACACGCATGTCTCATGAGACTCAACCATACAGTCTACTTGTGCAAAAACCTAAATGAGCTTCAGAGTTGGTAGATAACGACCAAATAGCCATTCAAAAGTGTAAACTATTTGGATGTCAGTTGGGGAGGGAATGGGAAGGGGCTCTGTGATGGATTTTATGGCAGAAATGTTTACACTTCTTAGTGCAGCAATGGTCACCATTAGGTTACTTTTTAAGAGAAATTACTTTCTAGGAAGAAACTATTTCTAGGAAGTTGATGGTCTCATCTCATGAAGTCCTTGAGGaggttttcttatgctaattgaCTGCAGCAAACTGGAGTTTTGCCCTCAAGTTGTACACTACACAGTAAAGTACAAGTGCCTTTGTGTTCATAACAACATTGCTACTTTCcctaaaacatttcaaaagacACTGTGACTGAACCTGAGCTCTAATGTTGCTCTTCTAATGCAGTGTTGCTCTTACTCTTGCAAACAGCAGGTAGAGAAGGAAGTCTGTGAGAGCATAATGGATGGAGCTCGTGAATAGTTAAAAGCCTTTTTCCTGTAGCCATGGTGAACACCGGCGGTAGTGTAGTCTGCCTCTTTCTGGGCTTGTTTATTCTCGTACTGGAGATGACCAACAGAAAGAGTCTTTGACTGTGCAGCTGTGCCATAACAAGAGCAACTATTGCTCACTCACTTGCTCATCACCATTCCTCCAGCCACAGCTTGACTTGCCTGTTTTCACTTAGAAGTATGCAGAGAAAGAACAGAACAGAGAAGAAAGACAGCTGTTCAGATAACTGGTTTGAATTTAATCCCCATGCACTATTTTATCAATACCTGTCAGCAAACTCTCCTTTCTTCTTTAAGTTAGAGTTGTTTTGATATGAACAGCTGAAGCCAAAGGAATTCAAaggcacttttttttattaatgactCCATTACCTAGTTCTGCACTGtgtttaagtaaaacacaaatgtAGTTAATGAAACAAAGCTACTCAGTCATCATCAGCTGGACATATAATGTGTATATTGCCAAGTTTTCTGTCAAACAAAAGGCAACAGGGTCCTTCAAGTTTGTCACTGAAATTCAACAGTCCAATGTCCCCATTTTTCTCACTTGTTTTCAAAGTGGAAACTTGCCACAtggtctatatatatatatatttttttttttgtggtaatGTTCAGTGCTGCAGATTGAGCCATCGTACCTCATTTTCAAAGGACCAGTTAACTACATGATTGATTTTTATTACAATGTAGTTCAAATGTTTTACATTGATGAAATTAGTTTTTAGCAGTCCCTTTCTGTTTTACTCAGATGAGTGTCTGGAACACATGCTGTTTGTTCATTTataatttcttattttattacttaaatctatatttcttttatatgtACTGTGAAAATGTGCTTTTCTATGATAGTTCTAATTGTTTGTGGAGTTTTTCTTCTCTGAAAAgagtaaaaacaaatgtatctcATGAATATTTTATGAGAAATAAAAGGAAGTATTTGTTAATTAACACAGTGTTTTAAGAAGTGTATTTGGATTCCTTAACAGTTGTGTGTATAATTCCATGTTGACTCGTATGCCATAATCCCCTGAACATTTAAACATCAATATTTTCTAACTTTGGTAATGTTCACCAATGCTGAGTTCATACACAGCTGCTGTATTGACAGCTGAGAGAAACATCTGGATGCTATATAGTTGTCAATGCCCCATCCGGCATGGCCTAGTTTAAAAAGGGCTTCTTGTTTTTAAGTGTCCAGGGCATGAACAGTACTTTAGCTTCACATTAACAAACAAAGGCTCTGCAGTCAATTTGTTTGCATTGATAAACATTTCCTTTTACTTTGCAGTAAAAAAAGAGGCAACACATTATAAATCACAGTTGTTCTTACTGCTGACAAAAGCACTTGAATAGCTTCTTCAGTAGTTGGTCATAGCCTGCAGAGTAAACAATAGAAACAATTATAATACACTTCCTGTTTTTGAAAGCTGAGGCTTTTGTTGGCTTCGTATTATGTTGTTTATGCTGGCAAGgtaatcacaaaatgaaaatgttctcACTGTGTTGATCCAGTTGATGTAGGAGCTGACTTGTGTGAACACAGTTGGCTTCTGGGAGACGTTGCAGCCCTGACCAGAACCAAAGCTCACCACGCCGTGGACCTCCCAGGAGCCATCAGGGTTCTGGCAATTAAGGGGGCCACCAGAGTCTCCCTGCAGGCCAGCACACACACTGTTGGCGTGAAGCTTATGTACACAAACTAAGGAGGTATGGCTACTAGTGATCTCGTAGTCACGCAGAATTTTCCTTTTACAccatttcaaagtaaaagcgAAGATTTCCTTGAATCATACTTACCTTAAGACTTTCATACTGTGCTAGATGAAAATTTTACAGATGACATAACTCATTGCTTTAATTGACCATTACATTACTGTTGCAGCTTGAGATGACCCTTCCTCGTATGAACTTACACTACAGCCAGCAGTGATGCCGTCACCCCCGGCACAGACCATCTTGTCTGTTGCCAGGACGCTCCACCAGTCAGGCAGTGAGCAGGTAGCGTGGCCAACCACTGGCAGGAGAGCCTGCTGCAGGATGTCAGCCGGAAGACCGCTAGCTGTGGGGAAGAGACAGGTTTACTCGGGGGACAGGTGGGGTGCTTGAGGGAGATATTATTTGCTGTTACAGATGGTGTCCAGGGTAGAGAGTATAGAGGATTGCATTTAATGCCAAAACGAATGGTATCCCAAGTGCTGTACATGGAATCCCTATTGAGCCATTTAGCTGAAGGAGCGCTACCTTGGATATACTGGATTATATTTGCTACCATTTATAGTTGTGTATAGCTTAACTTCAAAGATAGCTGTAGTACTAACAAACTTGCCCGTCTGTTGCAACTTCTAACTGATCTTAAAAACAGTCCAATGGTACAAGAGCGTTTAAGCCCTCAAATTTGAGTAAAATACCGGAACTTACAAGACAGTCACGCATGTTTATATGTTTGATTGATAAGAGGGCTGTAaactagcctggaaatccagacccaaatccgaaagattaagggtctggcattgagtaatgaaaatgggccaactcgaggggcggcaccaagcatgcatttgaaaatcaaactgcacgcaattggataacactacgaccaatcacaacaatacacggggtgacgtatccagagccccatacgcttagctaccagcggagctaactggtagattaaactgtcgtcatccgtttagctcgcctctggcctgcctatatcagatacaccaatgtgattggtgcagctcggctacaagggcatagttaatgagcatcattactcaatgccagagtgactcgctgagcaaattggaattgtgctctcgcgagaactctggatttccagggtagctGTAAACCATGCTTTCTTATCAGACTTTACTACATCTGGGCCAAAGGCACTAAGCAGAGCAAAATGAAGTGTGTTTCATTCGATTGAACACTTCAAGCCTACCTGAGTAAACTGTGAGTTTCCCTTCTTTAAAACAAAATTCATCCTGGTTGTGAAGCTCACCTCAGTCAAGTGAGAATGTGCAGCAGTGTAGCATTTCCCTTCAAACTAAAGCTTTCGTTTTACTAGGATGAATGCATTGTATCTACCCCTAGCTTTGTTTTCATGTATTTCCTCttaagacattttttatttcttttgacatACCATTTATGTCAAAAGATGATCATAGATTGAATTGGTAGCTGCAGTATGaaaataaatcccctaaccGAGATATGGTAAGGTCTCTTCTTATTTAGCAGGCTGATGGATACATGTCCCATTTTTCTGACCAATTAATGGTTGTGAAATATTCTTGGCTTTGACTTTAACATTTGACCTAAATTGAGTGACAGGTGCACAGACACTGACTAGACACCGCTAAGCAGGCATACTACAAGTCCAGGAAGGAACTTTGTAAAGCAGATTCACAGTGATTCATTCTCATTCTCTCACTGGAGAGTCGACCCCAGCCGGTGACATAGCAGGGAGCCCCGTGAGGCAGGACGACGCCACGGTCTGGAACGCAGGCGGCCATGATTGTGTCAGAGACGGTGACAGGGGAAGACAGCTTGATCAGGGCGATGTCGTTACTGCAAAAGACAACACAGTACACCCACATTTAAGAAGTaattacaaacaaaacatgGTTCATGCTATATTCATGTTTTGCTTCATCAGCttcctcatttaaaaaaaaaaacagttaactgATCACTCTGCTTACACAAGGTGGCCTGCTGACCATGCTTACACTGGGACTCCTGAGGCGATATTGAGATGTGTGAGTGGCTCTTACCGGCTGAGCATGGTGTTGTAGTCCTCATGAGTGATGATTTTGGCTGCCCCCCGAGCCATCGAGCCCTCCTCGCTCGTCTTCAGGCTGTGTTTACCCAGCTCCACTCTGTAGTTATAGTGGCCACTGTGTGATAACAGATGACACCGCGTTTAGAACCGTAGTATCGACTTCTCTGCCTGCATGTACAAAACTGATTAAGCTGATGCTGGATTGCAAATGCTTAGTCATCCTGTTGAGGTGATGCATGGTTGCTTAGGAGACCAAGCTGTTTTCCACTGGTTAAAGCAGTAATATCTGAGATTTCCTACTTTTCGTAAGCTTTTTTATTCTGATTACAAAAAAACCCCGTCCTCctcaaaaaaaagttttactgTGAAGAAAAGCTTTTTGAACTTCTCTACATGTCActcttttctttgtctgttcAGGCATGGTGGTGAGGTTATGCTGAATCTAGAATAACTGCCCTGCTCTTCTGTTCAGTCCCAAAACAAACAGCTCTTACAGTCACAGACAAAGCAAAACTCATCATTTCCTGTTGGGCACAGGAGTATTTCCTGGCACAGACCTTTGATTTGGCATAGTAAATATAAACTGTGACTTTGAACTGGGCGTATTAAATCACAGTACTAAGTATAAATAGATGATGAAAAGTGGAAAAGTTCTTAATTTCATAAAACTACCATAGATCAtcaatttaacaaaataaatactcaaacaaccagttgtgtgtgtgtgtgtgtgtgtgtgtgtgtgtgtgtgtgtgtgtgcgtgcgcgtgcgcgtgtgtgtgcgtgtctgtctgtgtgtataatCATAAACAAAAACTGTCCCAGCCCAGATTGGGAAGCCTTTTAAAAACATGCTGTattgtaatcgtgattatattgaCAACCTTCCCCTCGGGTGGAGTTAAACATACTTGATGCAGTGTGCAGCAGTGAGGACCCAGTCAGAAGAGAGCATGGTGCCTCCACAGACGTGCCTCCAGCGCCCACTGCTGTCTGACTGGAGCGAGATCTGAGCAGAGCAGAGTGAGCAGAGTGTGCATTACTACACATTACAATTTCACTCCAACGTGTTACAAATCCATTTcatctctcctccctctttttCTGCTCCAGAAGAGAAATCATCCGAAATTCAACATTACTAAAATAAAGAAGATTCAGAGAGTATATGTAGTGTTTATGCTGTTCTGTGGTtgtgagtgatttttttttatttctttttttatacagaTATAGAGCAGAGCCTACCTGCCAGGGCCAGCTGTGAGGCCTGACGTCCTCTCCTGCCACCACCCTGCTCAGCACAGGAGGGACAGTGGGAAGGCCACATCCGTAGGCTGGGACAGGGTCAGTAATGTATATTGTGAGTTTTGCACCATACTTAATGTTAAAAAGTAGGTGATTTGGAGTTTTTTGATTACGGTAATTTTAGATAAGAATGTACACGTTCAGCTGGGATTGAACAATTCATACTTTTTCAAACACAACATGATTATAAGTACTCTTTACAAGACTATTACGGGACTATTCGTCTGGATTATACCACACCAAATGAGTTTTAAGTAAGTTATGTGAGAAGATTGAAACCGTCTTACCGCTAGCTACCACAAAAACGAGAACCACCAGCCTCCTCATGACTGTAGAGTATGTAGTGTGTGCCTAAATCTTGTGTTAACAGCAGGCTTGTATTTATACTGCATGTTAGCAACTTCTTAccagtgtactgtatatactgtccTGGGAAACCTGGCTGACAAATGCAGAAAGCCAAACAAGTGGTGGTGTCTGAGAACACAGCATGTGGTTGGAGACAGGACTTTCCCATCACTACTCCAGTTAggcaacattacatttttttctgctatttaaGTGTCCTTGGTCAAAT
This window contains:
- the tmem51a gene encoding transmembrane protein 51a isoform X1, which codes for MERLSLTVVDLTGAGLTEGFGIDKMRSSSSVDGPPSAIGRGGTGSNNSNNNNNNNNNSSSSENSGNSGSQYALCALGVGLVALGIVMIVWSVVPADAAGNSSSSSGGDGETSGRKHKASSVAFVLVGSGVVMLLLSLCLGMRNKQREQQRLQQAQDHRVVAAREQEQRETAEEQAHRYAVPSYEEVVGSGQYPVRQSNPRPSTSQLPSYDELVQVDGVQYEFEGSEATITGSQPAPASIASAAPAAAASTSNRRAGKNSRKLLPIKIRRIKSEKLHMKNIDNAQEAPGFSIEPLTPPPQYEDKVPPL
- the tmem51a gene encoding transmembrane protein 51a isoform X2 codes for the protein MRSSSSVDGPPSAIGRGGTGSNNSNNNNNNNNNSSSSENSGNSGSQYALCALGVGLVALGIVMIVWSVVPADAAGNSSSSSGGDGETSGRKHKASSVAFVLVGSGVVMLLLSLCLGMRNKQREQQRLQQAQDHRVVAAREQEQRETAEEQAHRYAVPSYEEVVGSGQYPVRQSNPRPSTSQLPSYDELVQVDGVQYEFEGSEATITGSQPAPASIASAAPAAAASTSNRRAGKNSRKLLPIKIRRIKSEKLHMKNIDNAQEAPGFSIEPLTPPPQYEDKVPPL
- the LOC114558544 gene encoding chymotrypsin-like elastase family member 2A, whose amino-acid sequence is MRRLVVLVFVVASAYGCGLPTVPPVLSRVVAGEDVRPHSWPWQISLQSDSSGRWRHVCGGTMLSSDWVLTAAHCINGHYNYRVELGKHSLKTSEEGSMARGAAKIITHEDYNTMLSRNDIALIKLSSPVTVSDTIMAACVPDRGVVLPHGAPCYVTGWGRLSTSGLPADILQQALLPVVGHATCSLPDWWSVLATDKMVCAGGDGITAGCSGDSGGPLNCQNPDGSWEVHGVVSFGSGQGCNVSQKPTVFTQVSSYINWINTVRTFSFCYDQLLKKLFKCFCQQ